The Trichoderma breve strain T069 chromosome 2, whole genome shotgun sequence DNA segment TGCATACACATATACGAGCCCAACAGATGTACGTGACTAGTCATGTTTGCAGATCCTGCAGCATTTAACTCTCTAGATATTATGCAGTCGTTTATTATTGTGAAATCCAATTTAGCCGAGTGATGGAACCTAGAGGTGATCTATAAAAGCAGAAAGTTTTCGTTTAAATAGGCCTCCTGTCTATCCATTTTCATTCACCTTAATCAACACACTCAGACCTTTCTGAATCGTCTTTCGCTACAGTCCACTTTACCGCTTCTATTTGCTCTACCAGCTCACTATTATCACTCTTTACATCTCAACCATGTATGCCTCTATCATCTTTTACGCTCTCGTCGCCCTTAACGGCGTCATGGCGTCTCCGGTCCAAGGGCCCGAGGTTGAGCCTCGAGCCATTGAACGCCGTGTGCCTAGTATGGGAGACATCCCGTTTCCGAAGTTCCCGGCCCGCAACAAGAACAGCAACAAGATGGGTAGTAAGTTTCGATGAGTCTTTGATAATCATGCCAAACTTACTCAAACTACAGAAGGCAGCAGCGACTGTAGTGGCTCGGGCACGAGCACTCAGGTAAACGCTTGCTCTGCAGGTAGCCCAtactgctgcagcagcgacGGCAACGGTGGTGAGTGATGAGCTACGCTTTTCCCATCCAGAATAATGCTAACATTGAGGAGGCCAAACTTGTTCCAACACCACTGCTTGCACGGAAACGATTATTtgctgcaacaacaacaacggcgTAAGTTGAATATCATCCTGTTCACCATAGTAATCATCTCACACATGAGATAGTTCCAAATTTGCATTGGCGACCTCGACTTCAACGTACCGATCACCATCAATGTCTATGAGTAAAAGACTCATTCAAGGGAAAGACGCTGTTAAAGGGGCGTGTGGCCGAGGGGCCGCAGAAATGTATAGGTACACCAGACAGCCAACTTAGATCCGTAATACATGGACGTACCTATGACCTATTTGTAATTTGCATGTGATGTGATTTACCAGTATCGACCTCTGGTCTAAGTGACTTCAGGTACCTTTGATGAATGGTAGACGGAGACACTCGCAATGAAGAGCCAAAAGGTTAAATAAACCAAGGTTACGGTGATATTGCATGAACCCTGGAATTTCCAAGAATAGGATGACGGCCGACGAGCCGACGAGAGACCCGGCTTGGCAGGGGCCGGAAGCCAAAATTGCGGGGATGACATCCAAAGACGGGGATTTCGGCGCCAAAAGCTTGTCTCAGCCCCGGTCCAAGGATCAGCACATCCGGGCTATTGAGAACCGGCCTCTCATAGCCTGCTCGTCACTTGTAATAAACTGCCGTTGTGTGTTAAACTTTCGGTAGTGTTGCATGTCTTGTTTCCGCAGTCCCTGATTGGGCGGTGCCTGGAGCTTGGGTTACGCCTAAACGGATATCGGCACTGAAGTCTGGGGTAATATTGTTTCATCTGCATCGTGTCAGGCCTCCACAGTCGTGCGGATCGAACTTACACCAACACCAGAGGATCTAGTCTACTGCACTGCGATGGACGGTGAGGCACAGCACTAGGGGCAAATACTCAGCCCAGACTGGCCTATCATAATATAAGTATTATGTCATAGTGGCATAGCCAGTATAGTGCCCTCAGGTGTGCACCGAAATTGCCGGTAGATCATTTCCGAGTGCAAACCAATTAGATGCGTGAGTGTGTCACATGTGAAAGAACAGTTGGCCAGCTCGCTTATGGCATTGTATATCTAGCTACTGGCTTCTTCTATTGTTTACTGTTTATAAACAAGAGAAATTACGTTTATGTACCTAAGCTCGGCTCCAAGGCGAGTAGTACCCGCTCTTCTCGAGGTAGCTTCAAATCTGATAGGCTCGGCGTATTTTATTGAGCTGGCATCGAGGCTATGCTTCCcccagagcttggagatATAAGGTTCAATTTAGCATTAACACTACAGGTTGCATAgctttgctgcagctgatACCTCGGATAACGTAATCGTTTTGCATTCGATATACGACTTACAGCAGTATTTTTCACTGCTGCACTAGGTAAGATCCCACGGTGGCACTGAACTTCATGACATGCATTCTCCAAAGACAATTGGAAGTTGGCTGCCTTGGAAAGGTATACCCAGAGCAAACTAGAACACCTTTAGTATAAGCTGGATTCTGAAAGGAGGTACTGCCCATTTATCCGAAGCGCGACTGTACATCCCGGTATTGCCAACATAAATCCAACCGAGACCTCAAACTTAGTTTCGCCTCCGCGCTATGCAGCCGAGCCGCCTTAGGTGAGAAACGGTCCATGGCCAAGTTCCAAGATGTAAACAGGCTAATAGACCAGCATACTCAATTTAATCTTCTTATAACGAGTCATGGTAAATAACAACATGTATTGGTGAAGAACTTGCTTGAAATTACTAGTGATAAGTTTACTTTGTAGTAGCATCTCAGAAAAGCATTATTCAAACCCCCTGCATTAGTGCTATGCTTGTCAGCCTTTTTCTCATATTCTCAAACTTCAGTACTTGAGCTAAATCAGGTCACCACTAGATACTAGGGATTATCCAGATGTTAAATTCAAGGACTCGAGGAGCTCTCTGGCTATGTGGCCATTGAAGTATCTTTTCTATCATCCATGCCTAGATATGGTGAAGTCTTTACTCCTGCAGCAAGCAAATACGACCATAAAATATGTTTGCCAAACTTGTATATAATTTGTAGCCACTTCAAACAGCCATATAATGATAGCGAGCAAAATAAACGGCCTGCAAGGTGACCACCGCAATAGATATTGGAACAATGACACCGACAAACCCCATAAAAGTCCAAAACATCCACCATGCACGAATATCTCGGTCGTCGCTCCACAGCTGCAGCCAGGTCCGTGGCTGATGGGCGTCTAGATAGGTCTTCAGCTGTCGCAGGCGGGGACCAAAATAAGGAAAGGTCTGGAATGCCTCAAATTCCCCAAAATCTCGTTGTAATAGTGAGATTACCATAAACTTGATGTCTTCTGGACAAGAGGTGAGTTCTAGTATCTGTTGCATGGCCGCTTGTGTGGTTTTATGTTGATCCCGTGAATGTATTTTTTGGATCGTTTGGGCTGGTTGTGAGATGTTGAAAGCAGCTTGTAGGCTTGGAGGTAACGAACAGCGAAAGAAGTTATCCAGTAATCCCTTTGTAGGGTTTCGAGATATATCCAGGTCAATATTCTCAGCAGGCATATTTTCATATTCTCCATATTTCCGCGCTCTGTAAAAATGAAGAGTCTTATGGCCAGCGAAGGTGACACATCCATGCGATGAATTTTTGACCATAATGAACTTGTTTAAAGTTTTCAGCTTTCTCTTTGAGGAAGGTCGGAATAGCAGGGCATAGGTTAGCGATAGTTCTTTGAATGTGGGTTCTACATAATCCCTCCCTTCCCTATGATGGAAAAAAATAGTTAGGACGTTTCAATAAATAAGGTATTTCCGAAAATGCATTACAATACAGGTATTTGATGCAGAATGTCCCAGAACTCACCTAAAGAGATCGATGCAATTATAAAAGAATGTAGGGTGAGCAAATATCCGGATGGCATTTCGACCCGAGTATATCTTCAGGTGCTCATCTAGACAGTCGGTCCACTCTATCTCCAGATTTCCAAAGTCCTGCAAATATTGAATAGTGAAATGCTCAGGTATGAATGTTGGACTAGCAGATTCTTGCAGCCTAAGCTGCTTGAAATGATCGATGCCACCCGAATTTCGATCGTGTGCTATGACCATATCCAAGATTTTGTGAATTGGCTCCTCTAAATACCGAAAATAGAAGGTTTTAGAGAGTGGGGGACGAATTTCTCTGAACCGATGCGTAAAGTCCAAGGCCATGAGACAGTCAGTTAGGAGTTGCATATGTTCATACTGTCGTTCGGGATCGTTAGATCTCGGCTGCTCGAGGATCCTGTGGGAATAGCAGATCCGAAGAAGTTCTTGTGAACTCATTTGATTCAACCCATCGGCCCAGCTTACCCGGTCCATAGTTCGCGCCACTTGAATCAAAACAGCTAAGATAGTAGAAGCCTTCATCCCTTCATTGTTGTCGTCGCGATTTGTCGTACTATCGTCGGTCGTCCGACGACATTTATTTTGCATATTTTGCCGACTCTCAATCCGAATCAATATCAGTAGTAAGCGGGGCAAACGTGAAAACTCAAATGAGGCCCGTGTGGGCTCCTGGATTCGAGCAAGCCTTTTCATTCGATATGCCTCAATCGCGAAGATAGACTCGGTGAGAAAAGGGCGGTGCTTGCACAGATCGTCGTAATTTAGCGTGAGGCCTTCATTCTGTCGCCACCCTAGGCAGTGATATATATCCTGGAAACTTTGGAATGCTGACTGGTACGCCTTGTTTGTGGTCTCAATCTCCGTCGCAGTGCCTTCGCGCCCCTTCCAAAACTCTGTACACAACCAGGACAGCAGAGTATCAGCACATGGCAAAACAATAGGAGGTAGACAAGAATATTTGGCACGGGCTATTTTACCTTCGTATTTTGCGATACAAGCATCGTTTTCTTGATCAATTGTTTTGAGAGAAAGAGTTTGAACCTCTGCCCACTTTGGGATGTTTTTTAGTTGCTCGCCATGGAATTCTTCATCCAAGGCCTTGCCAACCAAATCTAGGGGGCCTTTTTGAAACCTTTGAGAAACAGATTGAGTTGAGTCATTAGCTGGCCGCTCTTGCGCCTCTATCAATCGGTGCAGAGTTTCTATGACTTCTGGAAGAACCCTGGCAAGCTGTGGCGATGACGCCTCAGTTTCTGTGTCTCGTTTAGTATTATCCATGGCGGAAAATCCTTTTCGTAGTGAACATTTAATATGTTCTGCGTTGGAATCGGAGGAAGTTTTTGAGACACCCATCGACAGAGGCAGGATAGGCGTCCTCACGTCACTTTTCTCCTGATTTTCAGATACCCTCCAACTTCTTCCGATCACGGCATAAAGGATCAAAAGTACCAATATTATGGCCTATCGATCCTATCGATCCTATTGCTCCTACACTACAACTCAAGTAGGAAGCTAATTCCATTTACAATGCATGTTGGTGCCAACACAACAGTGACCAACCCATGTCAATGTCCAATCAAAAAGGGCTACACAATTTAACAGCCAACAGCACCATTATGTGCATAACAGCGGCCGATTGCCATGTAAAATACAATTGGACAAACAGAAATAAAAGATGACTCACATTTAAGGGCCAGTACTGACCCTTTCAGGTAGAAGGCCGAATCATAATCACAGCTCTCATTAGGAGACTGCCCATATCCGGTTGGTTTAAGGTTATATGAGTATGAGCTGAGATTCCTCCCATGTTTGCGAGCAATGTATGTTGCAGGCTACATTGAACTCCACAGACACTCGGCTGCCCCGTTCCAAGCTGTATGGCCGCGGGGtaacaagaagatgagaatgcGGGGTGCGAACACACATACATGCACGATCTGCCCTCTTAATTAATATACGTAGGAGCAAAACAAGACAGGAGGCTATTTCAAATGGAAGAATATGGATATGGAGATATTGTGTAGTTCCTGCAGCCCACAGATGTTGTGCCAAAATGTATCATTGTTTGAGATTCCGCAAGATATAGTTTAATTATGTGTATATTGCCTGCTTATCAAGCTTTTAGATGAGGCAGAAAACATATTTGCTCGTAATTGGCAAGACTGACCTCTCATACCAAAAGTGCTTACCCGGACGAATCTTGAGAGTGTGTGGGAGGCAGCAAATGTTTGTCCAGCCTTTCACAGATTTGCCAAGACCAGTTTAGCAGTTCGACGCGCCATAGTGAATGATGCTACAGCCGGGTCAACATGACAAACTTTATGAAGGTATTAACTGAAATATCACTGAAGTTAGCTACATCTAATCCTTTACTATGTAAAACATATCCCTTCATTATACATCATACGAAGTCCAGATCATAGCTCTAACTGGTTCTGGTGGAACCCGAAGTAAACATGGCATCCTTGGTATTCCATCAAGAAGAGGTCAGCGGCAGCATGACAGCAGTGCTATAGAACTTTTGACTGTAGCAATCTTGTGTGCGCAAGATACGTAGAAAAATAGAGATGAAGTatggaaaaggcaaaaagaaaacatacaacagccggtgttcgctgatggtcacccactcaactactaatctgcctCTCATTAGCTTGACTCTGGGAGAGCGGACGGGATCCCGTATATTCTAATGAatatggtcgtatgtgcttgaTCCCAGTGGTAGTTGGCCTTAAGTTGTCACGGAAGGAAGGCATCTACAGCAAAAAGGtaaaaacatacaacagccggtgttcgctaATGGTCACCCACTtaactactaatctgccggttagaggcttgtctatgggggagcagacgggaccccgaattttcCTCTACCTGTGGTCGTATGTGATAGAAATTGGATGTCATTCGGTTTATATCGATCCCTTGATCATAGGCAGTAATTACGTTGTAATGACCAGGAACCAATGGATTGCTTTCCACGATTATTCGATCACCCTGGGTTCCGCGCTACTCCTAGCCTATTTTCAGCTGTAGAGGGGTCACTTGCTTTTGGCGGGGTATACGTGTAGGTGGATTTTTTTTAGCTGGCGTTACGAGGACAACTGCCCAGATTTGTCTGATGCGTGTTAATAGCAATAGCTAGAAGGCCTGGATCTTCTTGCCACGGCTTTTTTGGGGTTTCCCTTttatatactataatataCTCTTGCGTATTATCGCTGTCTTTTTGTAAGTGGCGGAAAATGTCATGAGGCTAGTGATGTGTACCAATCACAGCAATGGGGTTCAACAGGAGCTGCAACGTAAAATACATTCAACTCTTTATCATTCGAAACAAGAAGTATACGGGCTATCTAACGAGAACAAAATACACCAGCATCCCCAATTGTCTTTCATCTTGTACTAAACAAACCGTTGCAAATTCCAAGACTTTAATGGCGACAGTGGGGCGACGACGACCCAGGCGTTCGAGCCGAGCCGCCACTAATTGACGCGATGGAGGTCTTGGTGCACTTTAGGAGAATCCTAGTCGCATCTATACAACTGCGAGGTAAGTAAAGGGACGGCAGTGTCAGTGATATCTGCCAAAGTAAGGCGTACCTTAGGTAGTAAGAGATGGCTTATAAACGTCCGGGAAATGAGAGCCCCAAGCTGACAAAGAGCTGACAACGGAACCTTCGCTCAAATTGCCAGGGCTGGGATGCACCTGAACCGATTATCATTCGCTGCTCAAAATCCGCAAAGGAGCCATATATGCATCTACTAGGGACCACGAGCGAGGGAATCGATAAGAACAAGAGCATCATAAATGCCAACCCTATTAGTAGATGAAAAACACTCCCCGCCATATCTGAGTCAAATGTACCACGATAACTGAAGTACGCCTATTACTTGCTTAGGATCTAGTATCGAAGTACACCGCAACCTTTAGTAATGTCGAGAAACCCATCAAGCCCGTCACAAAGGGAGGGGTTGGAGCGGGGTATATTCTCATTGAAAGTTTTATAGCCATGGTAGATATCTAAGTCGCAAATTGTAACTCGGTGTCCGTTAGATGCCCAAGTTTGATATAGCCGATTGAACAGATAGGGTCAAGCATAAATTGACCAATTCAGCTCATTTTGATAAACCCTGGAGCGCATCTATCCTAGTAACACAGGAAGCCGAGAAACGACATAGCTCTgcgcaagagaagaaatgtcCGGAGTTGAGAACAGCAGCTCGACGGTGGAAGTTGTGGCACAAGCCAAGCCCAGCGCCCAGAATGCAGATAATCTTCCGATCCCAGGCGCACATCCTTTGGGGGGATATTCGCCGTCTCTGGCCTTGCTCGGCGTTTCTTACGACGTCCCTGCCGATGAGAAATACATATATGAGCCGTTGCCAACAGAAGGCGAGTTTGTCCGGCTGCTAGAAGCGGACTTGGACTCAGAAAGGTTGTCATTTCACTTAACTACTGTCGCGTTAGCTGACTGCTATGGGAGCTATGATGCGCTCTCTTACGTCTGGGGAGATCCACTTGAGAAGATTAACATCACTATTGATGGGAAAATTCTCTCGGTCACAatcaatctcttccaagCATTGAACGGGCTGCTTTCCAAGGGTGGTCTGCGTCGGCTCTGGATCGACGCCATCTGCGTGAATCAAGAAGATTTGAACGAACGCAGTAAGCAAGTTCGTCTGATGGGAAAGATTTACAAACAATCAGGCAATGTTCCCATCTGGCTGGGTCAAAACAAGACAGATATTTCTCTCCCATGCGTCAATCTGCTCAAGGACACAGCGGTGGCATCAAGAAAGATCTGGGAAACTTACGGGCATGAGAAGAATGTTCCCAATCCAATGGTAGATAACCCCATCTGCTCCGATCCAAACCAATGGGACATGGTTCGAGAAATGACGAGTCTCCCGTGGTTTTCTCGAGTATGGGTTTTGCAGGAGGCTGGGCTGGCACTGCAAGCAACATTGGTATGGGGCGAAGCGACCATTAACATCAGCGACATCGTTGAAGTGTCTAACCTTTGTCTCATGGCTGGGCATCTATTTCCGGTATCCGACATTGGATTATTCAAGATAACCGACACATTTGCCGACCTGTGGAATTCCATGGCCACTTCTGTGTCATGGAAAAGGGAGTTATCCGAGAGGCCCGTCCAATCGCTCGAGGCCCAACGCCCCAAGGTATCTTTCACTGAGGTCCTTCATATTGGTCGTCGCTTCGAAGCTACGGACCATAGAGACTACGTATTTGCATTCCTTGGGCATCCCAGCGCACTGAATCCCCAGACGGGCGATATTCTATTAAATCCAGACTACAACAAAAGCTTACTTGATGTATACTACGAAACCGCCTGCGCGCTTCTTAAAATCGCCGAGTTGTCATTCATCTTATCTTGCGTAGACCGCAATCAGGAGACTCTGGACAGTAATTTCCCGTCATGGGTGCCGCACTGGAATCTGGCCAAGAACGTTTGTGCTCTCGCATATCCTACCCTCTGGTACTACGCAGGCGGACGCGATACAACAGCAGTTTTCTCTTTAAATGACGATCGCTCATTGCAAATCGAGGGATTCATTCTCGACACAGTCACGTGGGCCGGATTGGCCACGACAGAAAGCGACTTTAGCACCCATTCAGTTGGTAAAGATCGCCCGGTGGTTGAGCAGATTTGGCAAGATCTCGTGGAAAACGAAGATGCCGCAACGCAATACCCCCCAGAAGACAAAGTCGAAGCCTTTTCTCTGACTCTAGTCGCAAACGCCGCACAGGCCGACCAAAAACCCAGCGACCTTGCCGACGAGCATCGGGAAGGCTTTCGCGGCTACTGCGCAAAGTTTGGTTGCGCAATCCAGGATGTCGGCCTCGAGGGTGCAAAGTCGGAGTCATGGCGCTTTGAGAGAGGAGCCGCCTGGGCAGCTCACAACCGGCGTGTCTTCCGTACCAAGACGGGCTATTACGGCCTGGCTCATAGATTGATTCGAGAGGGCGATGTATGCTGTGTGTTTCCAGGCCTTAGGGTCCCGTTCGTGTTACGGCCTGTGCGGAGGGACGGAGGCGGCCCGGCGTACAAGCTTGTTGGCGATGCGTACGTTCATGGCGTTATGAGAGgagaggcgatgatgatgctaaAGGACGGGAAAGCTGTCCTGCAAAATATTACGATTATCTGATGGCATGTATTGTAGTCAATGAGAGAAGCTTGTCAAGCAGTCCAAGAGTGAGTTGACAGTACCTCTGTCCTTTCTAGAAGTAACAGCAGCTACACATATGATAGCCTAATTGTTAGAGCTGTAATTGAATCTCGCCCCAGCCAAACGTATAACCTCTCTGCCCGGCACAAGGTCGGCTTTAACCTCTAACTTCTCTCATGATCTTAACTCCATTATAGCAGCTTTTctgttctcttcttcttctacacAGAGGCTTGCAACCCACAAACTATGTATTAAGGAGTGGGTGATCAAGGCCTGGAGAGGTTTAGTTGTGGGACCCCTAGGTATGCCCCACGATTCTGTAGATCAATTTCCGCAGTCGTCTTGCAAAAATCTCCGCTTGGATCTCTGAAGTTGCCTCTAGACGGAGACTAAAGAATGGAAGACCAGTCATGTTTTTGTAACAATTTCTCCCCGAAACgatatttaataaataagttTGTTTATACAAATTCAGTTAGTTAATTATGTAttctaaaataataatgaaCAAATATAGGTTAAAGACATAAACAGCTTATGTTTCAAATCCTTTGTTACTGTTAAGTGCAGAGTAGCTATTCTGAGACACGTCTTCCGCCAATGTATTAAGAAGTAGCTTTTTGCTTAGGAACTCTTCTGGTGATAGGTAAGGGAGACTTTGTCTgtattcttttctttcttttcttccatgtTCCTCTTATTCCCTTTTTCGGAGCTGCGAACTCCGGGTGATTTACTCAACTCGCGGGACAGGCCCCTCTGCGGGTAAACATTCCTGCGAGACGCCCCACGGAGCTATTAGTAGTACACAATGAAGCAGACGAATCTATCTAAATTCCACGCTCCTGACGATTACGGCCCGCATGTTAATATCCAGAAGCTCCCCGCTTGATCGGATTTCCACTTGTCTGAGCTCCTAGATCCGATTTCCCCGGACAATGTTCAAAGACTTGCGGGGAACCGCGGGGTAAGATGTCATTGTTGAGGCGGATATGCCGATACGCCCCCTAGCGTACATTGTATAGGACGGAACATACCTCCGTATACGTAGCTCCCCAGGTAAAGTCTGTAATGAAAGGCATAGACATCTGGACTACTTAAAACTCTCGTTTTGGCATCGACATATACAATGAGGACATAGCAGTGAAAAACCGGGGCCATTGCTCTTCAATCATATTTCACTTGTTTCCGTCTTGTAAAACAACACAATCGTGACAATGGAAGAGGGCTACCAGGTAGCTCTCGCTTCCATAGCATCGGGTGCAACCTTCAGGCTATACACATTCTTGGCGTTGGCTGTATTGGGGTGTCCTCTATTTCTGAAGGTCAGTACGAAGGTTCTCACTAAAGCAACAATCACACTCCTATAGCTGGTATAGTGTTGAATAACGCGTATCCTTACACATTCTTCTGTTAGGTTGTCCAACGAATTCTAGTGAGCCCTCTTCGAGATGTACCAGGGCCCAAAAACGCTGCCTTATTTCCATGGACCATCACTATTGCTACTTTCAAGTGGCAGCGAGCACAGGCAAGCTACATACAGTAGTACTAAGATGAATAACCTCAGAATAAGACTAATCTTTCAATACAATTACAGAAACTGTTACAGCTACATAAAGACTATGGGCCTTTAGTGCGTATCGGCCCGAACGAGGTATCAATCAGTGATTGGAGATATTACCGAGCCATATACTCCAGCAACAAAGCTTCGTCTAAAGAACCGACATTTTATCTTCCAATTGTATTCGTTGACCAACATAACATATTCGCCATGACGTGAGTTACAGACTGAATCAAGCACAATTTTGTGTTCAAAACTCATCTCGCTTTGAATAGAAACAAGGAAGAACATGCGGCCCGTCGGAAGATTTCAGCTTCACCCTATTCGCTCCAGTCCATGACTCGGCTGGAACCAATGATCAGATCAAAGGCGGACAATCTCGCAAAACGTCTTCTCGAGATTTCGTCTTCAGCAACTACAGGCACCGTGAATGCGTTTCTCATGTGTGGCCTATTCAGCCTCGAAGTGGTCTGCAAGGCAGGATTCGGAAAGGACTTCCCGTTCGAGGACACTACAGATCTCACTGAACTACTTGAGGCTATGGATGGCAGTGCATTCACATTCATTCTTGATGGACTTTTACCTTGGCTTAGGCCCACAGGCTTCGCCCATAAGATGCCTTTCGTCGGCGAGCCGTATCAACGCCGACGCCAGTGGGAGCAGAAAAGCCGGGCGCTCCTACGTGAGTTTCTACAGCTCCCAGACAAAGACGACGGCTATTTAATTTCTCCATACCTCTCATCTGTGGATGGCTTTCTTGGTAGAAAACTAAATCATGAAGAATTTGTCGAGGAGGCAATGGGAATCATGTTTGCCGGCAGTGGTACAACGTCCACCACGCTAACATACCTCCTGTACGCCTTATCGCGCCCCGGCTATGAAGCTATCCAAACACGTCTTCGTGCTGAGCTGGAGGACGGCGGAGAGAGTGTATCAGAATTACGGAAATTGCCGTACCTCAACGCAGTCATAAAGGAGACATTTAGGTTGTATcccaccatcatctcctcgCTGCCTCGAGTTCTTAACGAACCGATGAAAGTCCATGATATCGACCTCCCTGTTGGCACGGTTGTCAACATGCAGAATTTCGTTCACCATC contains these protein-coding regions:
- a CDS encoding heterokaryon incompatibility protein (HET) domain-containing protein, producing the protein MSGVENSSSTVEVVAQAKPSAQNADNLPIPGAHPLGGYSPSLALLGVSYDVPADEKYIYEPLPTEGEFVRLLEADLDSERLSFHLTTVALADCYGSYDALSYVWGDPLEKINITIDGKILSVTINLFQALNGLLSKGGLRRLWIDAICVNQEDLNERSKQVRLMGKIYKQSGNVPIWLGQNKTDISLPCVNLLKDTAVASRKIWETYGHEKNVPNPMVDNPICSDPNQWDMVREMTSLPWFSRVWVLQEAGLALQATLVWGEATINISDIVEVSNLCLMAGHLFPVSDIGLFKITDTFADLWNSMATSVSWKRELSERPVQSLEAQRPKVSFTEVLHIGRRFEATDHRDYVFAFLGHPSALNPQTGDILLNPDYNKSLLDVYYETACALLKIAELSFILSCVDRNQETLDSNFPSWVPHWNLAKNVCALAYPTLWYYAGGRDTTAVFSLNDDRSLQIEGFILDTVTWAGLATTESDFSTHSVGKDRPVVEQIWQDLVENEDAATQYPPEDKVEAFSLTLVANAAQADQKPSDLADEHREGFRGYCAKFGCAIQDVGLEGAKSESWRFERGAAWAAHNRRVFRTKTGYYGLAHRLIREGDVCCVFPGLRVPFVLRPVRRDGGGPAYKLVGDAYVHGVMRGEAMMMLKDGKAVLQNITII
- a CDS encoding cytochrome p450 domain-containing protein, with protein sequence MEEGYQVALASIASGATFRLYTFLALAVLGCPLFLKVVQRILVSPLRDVPGPKNAALFPWTITIATFKWQRAQLHKDYGPLVRIGPNEVSISDWRYYRAIYSSNKASSKEPTFYLPIVFVDQHNIFAMTNKEEHAARRKISASPYSLQSMTRLEPMIRSKADNLAKRLLEISSSATTGTVNAFLMCGLFSLEVVCKAGFGKDFPFEDTTDLTELLEAMDGSAFTFILDGLLPWLRPTGFAHKMPFVGEPYQRRRQWEQKSRALLREFLQLPDKDDGYLISPYLSSVDGFLGRKLNHEEFVEEAMGIMFAGSGTTSTTLTYLLYALSRPGYEAIQTRLRAELEDGGESVSELRKLPYLNAVIKETFRLYPTIISSLPRVLNEPMKVHDIDLPVGTVVNMQNFVHHRDPAVFPDPELFNPERWLNPHADMESALTPFSLGRRACIGLNLAWDELYIAVSSVFRNLELRLGEEMTEADMELEDRFNIAPVGHKLMLKVSKAKNLS